The following coding sequences are from one Triticum dicoccoides isolate Atlit2015 ecotype Zavitan chromosome 4A, WEW_v2.0, whole genome shotgun sequence window:
- the LOC119289803 gene encoding uncharacterized protein LOC119289803, with protein MAASGADEHWKRRRGRPSPADLLLNCDLPPPAKLFGPLPTLLHRLESAAGTGKKGDGGNEDLRRALRLLQSRAREAEQKLAATKGGLAALLVRDSVLLLAHRRWVVMLEAENSALRAAGAEPEDDEGEDGPRQSVAAAWWVALAVCVVGLALTNLLL; from the exons ATGGCCGCGTCGGGCGCCGACGAGCACTGGAAGCGGCGCCGGGGGCGGCCCTCGCCCGCCGATCTGCTCCTCAACTGCGACTTGCCCCCTCCGGCCAAACTCTTCGGCCCTCTCCCGACTCTTCTTCACAG ATTGGAGAGCGCGGCGGGGACGGGCAAGAAGGGCGACGGCGGCAACGAGGACCTGCGGCGGGCGCTGCGGCTGTTGCAGTCGCGGGCGCGGGAGGCGGAGCAGAAGCTGGCGGCGACCAAAGGAGGCCTCGCGGCGCTGCTCGTGCGGGACTCGGTGCTGCTCTTGGCGCACCGCCGGTGGGTGGTGATGCTCGAGGCCGAGAACTCCGCGCTCAGAGCCGCCGGCGCCGAGCCTGAAGATGATGAGGGGGAGGATGGCCCCCGGCAGAGTGTCGCCGCCGCGTGGTGGGTCGCGCTGGCGGTCTGCGTCGTCGGCCTCGCCCTCACCAACCTCCTGCTCTGA